Proteins co-encoded in one Candidatus Scalindua japonica genomic window:
- the metG gene encoding methionine--tRNA ligase subunit beta, with the protein MTISIQDFSEIDLRVAVIKAVEEHPNADKLLVLRVDAGDGEKQLVAGIKNHYSMEELVGRKIVVVNNLAPAVLRGVESQGMLLAARDGDDVVLLTTEKDVGPGSRVQ; encoded by the coding sequence TATTCAGGATTTTTCTGAAATAGACTTAAGGGTAGCAGTGATAAAAGCGGTAGAAGAACACCCTAATGCGGACAAGCTATTGGTATTAAGGGTTGACGCAGGGGATGGAGAGAAGCAGCTGGTGGCAGGCATAAAGAACCATTACAGTATGGAAGAACTTGTTGGCAGGAAAATAGTTGTTGTCAATAATCTTGCACCTGCTGTTTTAAGAGGTGTTGAAAGCCAGGGTATGCTCCTTGCCGCAAGGGATGGTGATGATGTAGTACTGCTCACTACAGAGAAAGATGTTGGGCCCGGTTCCAGGGTCCAGTAA